A DNA window from Desulfovibrio intestinalis contains the following coding sequences:
- a CDS encoding glycoside hydrolase family 57 protein — protein sequence MPAICLCYEVHEPYQLRRYTVFDMGQNSIYEDDDHNCDAMLRAARLCYLPANELMLKLIRRYEGAFRVSYAISGTALDLFEQYVPEVLDSFVALARTGCVEFVAETAPHSLAFLYSREEFDRQVKAQLARLNTLFGYKPVTFKNTECVYNNDLAVAVAELGFKAVLAEGTDHVLGWRSANYLYQPVSAPGLSMLLRNTNLSGDIGMRFSDTAWPAWPLRAETFASWCHGLAESADIINIINDYHILGLRHSKESGIFDFMEALPEALLARKDFHFTTPGMAIQAFKPMGEMDVPQFMSWDEESGDLTAWLGNDMQKDAIHALYALSSRVALCGAPDLQHDFDRLQTADHFRHMSTKWFSSESPDRPSPFGSPYDAYITFMNVLADFEMRLKAAEELQAAPAPGASAISAASAKTKSPAAQGRKAQAKPPEKTSGKKKTGAKAEGAATEKKPAATRRKTGTTA from the coding sequence ATGCCTGCCATCTGCTTGTGCTATGAGGTTCACGAACCTTATCAGCTACGTCGCTATACTGTGTTTGATATGGGTCAAAACTCGATATACGAAGACGACGACCATAACTGCGACGCCATGCTGCGCGCCGCACGCCTTTGTTACCTGCCCGCCAACGAGCTTATGCTCAAACTCATCCGCCGTTACGAGGGAGCCTTTCGTGTCTCCTACGCCATTTCGGGCACGGCCCTTGACCTGTTCGAGCAATATGTTCCCGAAGTGCTGGACAGTTTTGTGGCTCTGGCCCGCACTGGCTGCGTGGAATTTGTGGCGGAAACCGCGCCCCATTCCCTAGCCTTTCTCTATTCCCGGGAAGAATTCGACCGTCAGGTTAAGGCCCAGCTGGCGCGCCTGAATACTCTTTTCGGCTACAAGCCAGTAACCTTCAAAAATACGGAATGCGTCTACAATAACGATCTGGCCGTCGCCGTAGCCGAACTCGGCTTCAAGGCCGTGCTGGCCGAAGGCACGGATCATGTGCTGGGCTGGCGCAGCGCCAACTATCTTTACCAGCCCGTCAGCGCTCCCGGCCTGAGTATGCTGCTGCGCAACACCAACCTTTCGGGCGATATCGGCATGCGCTTTTCCGACACTGCATGGCCTGCCTGGCCCCTCAGGGCAGAAACCTTCGCCTCATGGTGCCACGGGCTCGCAGAATCTGCCGACATCATAAATATCATCAACGATTATCATATATTGGGCCTGCGCCACAGCAAGGAATCGGGCATTTTCGACTTTATGGAAGCCCTGCCCGAAGCCCTGCTTGCCCGCAAGGACTTTCACTTCACCACTCCAGGCATGGCAATTCAGGCGTTCAAGCCTATGGGCGAAATGGACGTGCCCCAGTTCATGTCCTGGGATGAAGAAAGCGGCGATCTCACCGCATGGCTTGGCAATGACATGCAAAAGGATGCCATACACGCGCTTTACGCCCTGTCTTCACGGGTCGCCCTGTGCGGAGCGCCTGACCTGCAACACGATTTCGACCGTTTGCAGACCGCCGACCACTTTCGCCATATGTCCACCAAATGGTTCTCCAGCGAATCTCCAGACAGGCCAAGCCCGTTTGGCAGCCCCTACGATGCCTACATCACTTTCATGAACGTGCTGGCAGATTTTGAAATGCGCCTCAAGGCAGCTGAAGAATTGCAGGCGGCACCCGCCCCGGGGGCATCGGCGATATCGGCAGCATCGGCGAAAACCAAAAGCCCTGCGGCGCAAGGACGCAAGGCGCAAGCCAAGCCCCCTGAAAAAACGTCAGGCAAGAAAAAAACTGGCGCAAAGGCCGAGGGAGCCGCAACAGAAAAAAAACCCGCTGCCACGCGCCGCAAAACTGGCACCACCGCATGA
- a CDS encoding glycosyltransferase family 4 protein, translated as MRVLMFGWEFPPHISGGLGTACFGMTQALARRGAEIIFVLPRIDDSKGRDGFLWLRSASGTPITEDLVRRMAWAQQEVWHEGIRCLPVDSPLVPYLTEQDYASAMGSSGTRTCMEQPCSSTVYPAGSHKFRQRQSITYTLQGGYGPDLMTEVLRYSRLAAALAVQENFDVIHAHDWMTYPAGMLAKNLTGKPLVVHIHATEYDRSGSGINEQVAGIERAGMMAADVVVAVSRLTRKTVIERYGIPPEKVLVVHNAVARHEAQRRYPIPPRIRHEKRVLFLGRVTFQKGPEYFMEAARLVLQKIPNVRFFMAGSGDMLPRLIRRAGQLRMGSRFHFAGFLHGEEVDRMFALSDLYVMPSVSEPFGITPLEAMLYDVPVLLSRQSGVSEVLEHALKADFWDTREMADKICAVLRYPCLAAELVKNCREEMKSIRWENAADQLLAIYHNVHGGR; from the coding sequence ATGCGAGTGCTTATGTTCGGCTGGGAGTTCCCACCTCACATCAGCGGAGGCTTGGGTACGGCCTGCTTTGGCATGACTCAGGCTCTGGCCCGGCGAGGAGCGGAAATAATCTTTGTACTGCCCCGCATTGACGACAGCAAGGGGCGGGACGGATTCCTGTGGCTGCGTTCGGCATCCGGCACTCCCATTACTGAAGATCTGGTGCGGCGCATGGCCTGGGCGCAACAGGAAGTCTGGCACGAAGGAATACGTTGCCTGCCTGTGGACAGTCCTCTCGTGCCGTACCTGACCGAGCAGGACTATGCCAGCGCAATGGGGAGTTCCGGTACCCGCACCTGCATGGAGCAACCATGCTCATCTACTGTATATCCGGCTGGGAGCCACAAATTCCGGCAGCGGCAATCCATCACCTACACCCTTCAGGGCGGCTACGGCCCCGACCTCATGACAGAGGTGCTGCGGTATAGCCGTTTGGCTGCCGCTCTGGCCGTTCAGGAAAATTTTGACGTCATTCACGCACACGACTGGATGACCTATCCCGCCGGAATGCTGGCAAAAAATCTTACAGGCAAGCCTCTTGTCGTCCACATTCACGCTACGGAATACGACCGCAGCGGCTCCGGCATTAACGAGCAGGTGGCGGGTATTGAACGGGCTGGCATGATGGCCGCCGACGTTGTGGTGGCCGTGAGCCGCCTCACCCGCAAGACTGTTATCGAGCGTTACGGCATTCCCCCTGAAAAGGTTCTGGTTGTGCACAATGCCGTGGCCCGGCACGAGGCCCAGCGCCGCTACCCCATTCCCCCGCGCATCCGGCATGAAAAACGTGTGCTGTTTCTGGGCCGCGTTACCTTTCAGAAAGGGCCGGAATACTTCATGGAAGCCGCGCGTCTGGTGCTGCAAAAAATTCCAAATGTGCGGTTTTTCATGGCGGGCAGCGGCGACATGCTGCCGCGCCTCATCCGCAGGGCTGGTCAGCTGCGCATGGGCAGCCGTTTTCACTTCGCCGGATTTTTGCACGGTGAAGAAGTGGACCGCATGTTCGCCCTGAGCGATTTGTACGTCATGCCCTCAGTGTCCGAACCCTTCGGCATAACTCCTTTAGAAGCCATGCTCTACGATGTGCCAGTACTGCTTTCGCGCCAGTCAGGCGTGTCAGAAGTGCTGGAACATGCCCTCAAAGCCGATTTTTGGGATACCCGCGAAATGGCCGACAAAATTTGCGCCGTCCTGCGCTATCCCTGCCTTGCGGCTGAACTGGTGAAAAACTGCCGTGAAGAAATGAAGTCCATCCGTTGGGAAAATGCCGCCGACCAGTTGCTGGCCATTTACCACAACGTGCACGGAGGTCGCTAA
- a CDS encoding amylo-alpha-1,6-glucosidase has product MRFSFDKAACQNTRRALRKEWLLTNGLGDYASSTILYCNTRKYHGLLTVNTQYGRHVLLAGLEESLMGGGKEFHLSTRQHPGTLYPHGHDYLEAFRLDQWPQCVYRVGDVRLCREALLVQGESQILLRWSVRGPTHAPPLTLRLHPLLAYRNFHKLTHANSELRADTTPLPDGFSITPYEGLPTLYIQCQTSQGYSFAPQPDWCRNVEYLEERERGFPYSEDLFVPGTLDVFMPPLAGGADDCCVYLAAGTKPCGQDLRQLWNDASRERTKAHKTGGGLAGHLSQAGQQFCVESPSGRAEILAGYHWFDAWGRDTLISLPGLTFHAGRTNFGLRVLADIGRHVKDGLIPNMFSPQGDHAYNSVDAALWYAFALQSCLEVDAGQLAWVRENAWPALKAIISGYRAGEGMARQLDIYVDAEGLLHAGNDHSQLTWMDAQANNAPVTPRQGYPVEINALWYNTLAFADQLATRFGETPLTGDTTLRRLRMVFFQRFWIHGGGGYLGDVWRAGKVDASVRPNQIFAVSLPHAILPEEYQAQVVECVRNKLLTPYGLRTLAPDDPHYKGRYDGDPAARDAAYHQGTVWPWLLGHYADALLRTAWDIDGAALALLDTLTPLYCDHISQAGLGSISEIFDGSPPYKPNGCIAQAWSVAECLRLLLRVQKAAPAVYQRWQKLAAHRMAHPVTGDTAGVCRVSMVLEGCKKHHKCAPEATPAPGSAC; this is encoded by the coding sequence ATGCGGTTCAGCTTTGACAAGGCCGCCTGCCAGAACACTCGCAGGGCATTGCGCAAGGAATGGCTGCTCACCAACGGTTTGGGCGACTATGCCAGCAGCACCATTCTTTACTGCAACACGCGCAAGTACCACGGCCTGCTCACGGTCAATACGCAGTATGGCCGCCATGTATTGCTTGCAGGCCTTGAAGAGTCCCTTATGGGCGGCGGCAAGGAATTCCATCTTTCAACACGGCAACACCCGGGCACGCTGTACCCTCACGGCCACGACTACCTGGAGGCCTTCCGGCTTGACCAGTGGCCCCAGTGCGTCTACCGGGTTGGCGATGTGCGCCTGTGCCGCGAAGCCCTGCTTGTTCAGGGCGAGAGCCAGATACTGCTGCGCTGGAGCGTGCGCGGGCCAACCCACGCGCCGCCACTGACCCTGCGCCTGCATCCCCTTCTTGCCTACCGCAACTTCCACAAACTCACCCACGCCAACTCCGAGCTGCGCGCGGATACAACCCCGCTGCCCGATGGATTCAGCATCACCCCCTACGAGGGACTGCCCACCCTCTACATCCAGTGCCAGACAAGCCAGGGATATTCGTTCGCACCACAGCCGGACTGGTGCCGCAATGTGGAATACCTTGAAGAACGCGAACGCGGCTTCCCCTACAGCGAAGATCTTTTCGTACCGGGCACGCTTGACGTGTTCATGCCGCCCCTTGCCGGAGGAGCGGATGACTGCTGCGTCTATCTGGCGGCTGGTACCAAACCCTGCGGGCAGGATCTGCGCCAGTTGTGGAACGATGCCAGCCGCGAGCGCACAAAGGCTCACAAGACCGGGGGCGGTTTGGCTGGGCATCTGAGCCAGGCGGGCCAGCAGTTCTGCGTTGAAAGCCCGTCAGGAAGGGCCGAAATTCTGGCAGGCTACCACTGGTTTGACGCCTGGGGCCGCGACACGCTTATCAGCCTGCCGGGCCTGACATTTCACGCGGGCCGCACGAACTTTGGCCTGCGCGTTCTGGCTGATATAGGCAGACATGTGAAAGACGGGCTCATTCCCAACATGTTTTCCCCGCAGGGCGACCACGCTTACAACTCCGTTGACGCCGCCCTGTGGTACGCCTTTGCCCTGCAAAGCTGCCTTGAAGTTGATGCGGGGCAGCTCGCCTGGGTGCGTGAAAACGCATGGCCCGCATTAAAGGCGATCATTTCCGGCTACCGCGCGGGCGAAGGCATGGCGCGCCAACTGGATATTTACGTTGACGCCGAAGGTCTGCTGCACGCGGGCAACGACCACAGCCAGCTTACCTGGATGGACGCGCAGGCAAACAATGCCCCTGTAACGCCCAGACAGGGCTATCCCGTTGAAATAAACGCCCTCTGGTACAATACATTGGCATTTGCCGACCAGCTTGCCACGCGATTCGGCGAAACGCCCCTTACGGGCGACACGACCCTGCGCAGATTGCGTATGGTATTTTTTCAGCGCTTCTGGATTCACGGCGGCGGGGGCTACCTTGGCGACGTGTGGCGCGCTGGCAAAGTCGACGCCAGCGTGCGGCCCAACCAGATTTTCGCAGTTTCCCTGCCGCACGCCATTTTGCCTGAAGAATATCAGGCCCAGGTGGTGGAATGCGTGCGTAACAAGCTGCTTACTCCTTATGGCCTGCGCACCCTTGCGCCGGACGATCCCCACTACAAGGGCCGCTACGACGGCGACCCTGCCGCCCGTGACGCGGCTTACCACCAGGGCACTGTCTGGCCGTGGCTGCTTGGGCATTATGCCGACGCGCTGCTGCGCACGGCCTGGGATATTGATGGCGCTGCCCTGGCCCTGCTGGATACCCTCACGCCGCTCTACTGCGACCACATTTCCCAGGCGGGCCTGGGCAGTATTTCTGAAATCTTTGACGGCTCACCACCTTACAAACCCAATGGCTGCATTGCCCAAGCCTGGAGTGTCGCCGAATGCCTGCGCCTTTTGCTGCGGGTGCAAAAAGCAGCGCCTGCCGTATATCAACGCTGGCAAAAACTGGCTGCTCACCGCATGGCCCACCCTGTCACTGGTGATACGGCAGGGGTCTGCCGCGTGAGCATGGTTCTGGAAGGCTGCAAAAAACATCATAAATGCGCGCCGGAAGCCACGCCGGCGCCGGGATCAGCCTGTTAG